A window of the Butyricimonas faecalis genome harbors these coding sequences:
- a CDS encoding methyltransferase RsmF C-terminal domain-like protein: MISLPPAFTERMQQLLGTESEAFFQALVSESPTSIRLNPEKTPLTNLPFPELVSQQVPWCSNGYYLKERPSFTSDPLLHGGAYYVQEASSMFLQVVLQQITGNTPLRVLDLCAAPGGKSTLLASSLPKDSLLVSNEVIKSRASILKENMIKWGYDHVVVTNSDPNRFTSLKGAFDIILVDAPCSGEGMFRKDEKAITEWSENNLRLCEERQKRILSDVWDALTPGGYLVYSTCTYNPGENEEILNWMLTTFDASSIAIRHNFPAITPSPAPLHGYHFYPHKTNGEGLFMGVIQKNDGTPFIMKKEKRATPSPAVKLPADILPLLPDMTPYTPYIAGETLGILPKQHAEFIQYLSTKAGVIYKGCEIGECVKGKTKPAHSLALYHKLQQKYVTRQEVDLPTALQFLRKEDIRFDAPKGEWILITYKGIGLGWVKEVGNRVNNYYPKEWRIRQF, from the coding sequence ATGATCTCATTACCACCAGCATTTACAGAAAGGATGCAGCAGCTCCTTGGAACGGAATCGGAAGCCTTCTTCCAGGCGTTAGTTTCGGAATCACCCACTTCCATCCGGTTAAACCCGGAGAAAACACCCCTTACCAACCTGCCCTTCCCGGAATTAGTTTCACAACAAGTGCCCTGGTGCAGTAATGGATATTACCTGAAAGAACGCCCCTCGTTCACCTCCGACCCGCTTCTACACGGGGGAGCTTATTACGTGCAAGAGGCCTCTTCCATGTTTCTGCAAGTCGTTCTGCAGCAAATAACGGGGAATACCCCTCTCCGGGTCCTCGACCTATGTGCTGCCCCGGGAGGTAAATCCACGTTACTGGCAAGCAGTCTGCCCAAGGATTCATTGCTGGTTTCCAACGAGGTCATCAAATCAAGAGCCTCCATCCTTAAAGAAAATATGATCAAATGGGGGTACGATCACGTCGTCGTCACCAATAGTGACCCCAACCGTTTCACCAGTCTGAAGGGAGCGTTCGACATCATTCTCGTGGATGCCCCCTGTTCCGGGGAAGGTATGTTCCGGAAAGACGAGAAAGCCATCACGGAATGGAGCGAGAATAACCTCCGTCTATGCGAAGAACGCCAGAAAAGAATCCTTTCCGACGTGTGGGACGCGCTTACCCCCGGAGGGTATCTCGTGTACAGCACCTGTACTTACAATCCGGGTGAAAATGAAGAGATACTGAATTGGATGCTGACCACGTTCGATGCATCATCCATCGCGATCCGGCATAACTTCCCGGCTATCACCCCATCCCCCGCCCCTCTTCACGGGTATCATTTCTACCCGCACAAAACGAACGGTGAAGGTCTGTTCATGGGAGTTATTCAAAAAAACGACGGGACACCCTTTATCATGAAAAAAGAGAAGCGAGCCACCCCGTCACCCGCGGTCAAACTCCCGGCCGACATACTCCCGCTTCTACCGGACATGACCCCATACACGCCTTACATCGCGGGTGAAACGCTAGGTATTCTCCCCAAGCAACATGCCGAATTTATTCAATATCTATCCACCAAAGCCGGTGTCATTTACAAGGGATGCGAAATCGGTGAATGTGTAAAAGGGAAAACGAAACCCGCCCACTCTCTGGCGCTATACCACAAACTTCAACAAAAGTACGTCACCCGTCAGGAAGTGGACCTCCCGACGGCCCTCCAATTCCTACGCAAAGAAGACATCCGTTTCGATGCCCCCAAAGGCGAATGGATTCTCATCACCTACAAAGGCATCGGACTGGGCTGGGTAAAAGAAGTCGGTAACCGGGTAAACAACTATTACCCGAAAGAGTGGAGAATCAGACAATTTTAA
- the murB gene encoding UDP-N-acetylmuramate dehydrogenase, with translation MIEISENFSLKEYNTFGIDVTCKYFVKCDQESELLEFVRSYELDPEEILLLGGGSNFLFTEDFDGVVFYPMMQGCEIVGEDDEHVFVRVGSGFVWDDFVAWTVEREYGGVENLSLIPGHVGATPVQNIGAYGTEAGECIDRVEAVDIVKGEKVTIDAATCRFSYRDSIFKHEWKNRFLVTYVTFRLAKHPEFKLHYGSVKDEVARLGEPSLKTIRQAIIRIREAKLPDVKVLPNAGSFFKNPMVERAIADALSEKYPALPIYPVDDDHVKLAAGWLIEAAGWKGKVVGHAGVHEKQALVLVNTGGATGIEIAHLANEIKKSVFLQFGVWLEAEVNVI, from the coding sequence ATGATTGAGATTAGCGAAAACTTTAGTTTGAAAGAATATAACACGTTTGGTATAGACGTGACTTGTAAATATTTTGTGAAGTGTGATCAGGAGAGCGAATTGTTGGAATTCGTGAGATCATACGAGTTGGACCCGGAAGAGATTTTGCTTTTAGGGGGAGGAAGTAATTTCTTGTTCACGGAAGACTTTGACGGGGTTGTCTTTTATCCCATGATGCAAGGGTGTGAGATCGTCGGGGAAGATGACGAACACGTGTTTGTCCGGGTCGGTAGTGGCTTCGTGTGGGATGATTTCGTGGCGTGGACGGTTGAACGCGAGTATGGAGGGGTGGAGAATCTTTCTCTGATCCCTGGGCATGTCGGGGCGACTCCGGTACAGAACATCGGGGCTTACGGGACGGAAGCGGGGGAATGTATTGACCGGGTGGAAGCCGTGGATATCGTGAAGGGAGAAAAGGTGACGATTGACGCGGCAACATGTCGTTTCAGTTACCGGGATTCTATTTTCAAGCATGAGTGGAAGAATCGTTTTCTGGTAACGTATGTCACGTTCCGTTTGGCGAAACATCCCGAGTTTAAGTTGCACTACGGGAGCGTGAAGGATGAAGTAGCCCGTTTGGGCGAACCTTCGTTGAAAACGATACGCCAAGCCATTATTCGTATACGGGAGGCGAAGTTGCCGGACGTGAAAGTTTTGCCTAATGCCGGGAGTTTTTTTAAAAACCCGATGGTTGAACGTGCTATCGCGGACGCCTTGTCGGAAAAGTATCCTGCACTGCCGATTTATCCCGTGGATGACGACCATGTGAAACTGGCTGCCGGGTGGTTGATCGAGGCTGCCGGATGGAAGGGAAAAGTGGTGGGGCATGCCGGGGTACATGAAAAACAGGCACTCGTGTTAGTGAATACGGGTGGGGCTACCGGTATAGAAATTGCACATTTGGCCAACGAGATAAAGAAATCCGTGTTCCTTCAGTTTGGAGTGTGGTTGGAAGCTGAGGTGAACGTGATATGA
- a CDS encoding acyl-[acyl-carrier-protein] thioesterase, with protein sequence MVKYSEKIDIRGHYTDLEGRLIVKSLCDLFNDVANVQTYALKIDVPTLNEQGLTWMLHKLHILIDRMPEQGEKVTLETWPSGIDRLFAIRDFRMLDGEEVILRATSEWMVIDLNRRRPVRLPACVTETAAFCVDGIREIPFELDTKKMPTDFESTRRFTATYDNIDFNKHVTQATYVRWVTNSLSYDFLKDHEITELEIIYEHEVLPDSVVCAGCHVEEAGNRVKVYHQVKNESLDKTHCFAVSYWKKR encoded by the coding sequence ATGGTAAAATATTCGGAAAAGATAGATATTCGGGGACATTACACGGATTTGGAAGGGCGATTGATAGTGAAGTCCTTGTGTGATTTGTTTAACGACGTGGCAAACGTGCAGACTTACGCCCTGAAAATAGACGTACCCACGTTGAACGAGCAGGGGTTGACGTGGATGTTGCACAAGTTGCATATATTGATAGACCGAATGCCGGAGCAGGGAGAAAAAGTGACGTTGGAAACGTGGCCGTCGGGTATTGACCGTTTATTCGCGATTCGCGATTTTAGAATGCTGGACGGGGAAGAGGTTATATTGCGGGCTACTTCCGAGTGGATGGTGATTGATTTGAATCGTCGTCGTCCCGTGCGTTTACCGGCTTGCGTGACGGAAACGGCTGCCTTTTGCGTGGACGGTATTCGGGAAATTCCTTTTGAACTGGATACGAAAAAGATGCCGACAGACTTCGAGAGCACTCGTCGTTTCACGGCAACATACGATAATATTGATTTCAACAAGCATGTCACTCAAGCCACGTATGTACGCTGGGTTACCAATTCTTTGTCTTACGACTTCTTGAAGGACCACGAGATCACGGAGTTGGAAATCATTTACGAGCATGAGGTCCTGCCGGATAGCGTGGTGTGTGCCGGATGTCATGTTGAGGAAGCGGGAAATCGTGTAAAAGTGTATCATCAAGTGAAGAATGAAAGTTTGGATAAGACACATTGTTTTGCTGTTAGTTACTGGAAAAAACGGTAA
- a CDS encoding aminoglycoside phosphotransferase family protein: MEEKIRTLFKQYSGNDALRVESLPVSGSARRYYRVFTEDRTYVGVYHENLRENRLFVDFTRHFEKSRLHVPHVYCVSEDGFCYLQDDLGPDMLLNVVEREREGEFLSEHTMELYRKALSELLKFQLVGGKGLDYSECLPRPVFDERCIRWDLNYFKYCFLKLAGVEADEDRLEDDFDRLTAKLVMAGTGGFMFRDFQSRNIMVVDNEVYFIDYQGGRQGALHYDVASLLYDAIVKIPESQKEELLNFYIRKLTACEPEYAEKFREMYYHFVLVRLLQAMGAFGLRGLHEGKTHFIDSIVPGLQGIITLFESGKLEGEYTEIQHAIRMAFEKYFVPLHPESKE, encoded by the coding sequence ATGGAAGAAAAAATAAGAACTCTTTTCAAACAATATAGTGGCAATGATGCATTGCGAGTAGAGTCACTACCCGTGTCCGGTTCGGCCCGGAGATATTACCGGGTGTTCACGGAAGACAGAACATACGTGGGTGTGTACCATGAAAATTTGCGGGAGAATCGTTTGTTCGTGGATTTTACTCGGCATTTTGAAAAATCCCGGTTGCATGTTCCGCACGTGTATTGTGTTTCGGAGGACGGGTTTTGCTATTTGCAGGATGATTTGGGGCCGGATATGCTGTTGAATGTCGTGGAGCGGGAGCGAGAGGGAGAATTTCTGAGCGAACATACCATGGAATTATATCGAAAAGCCTTGTCCGAGTTGTTGAAATTCCAGTTAGTGGGAGGAAAAGGATTGGATTATTCGGAATGTTTGCCTCGTCCTGTTTTTGATGAACGCTGTATCCGGTGGGATTTGAACTATTTTAAATATTGTTTTTTGAAATTGGCCGGAGTGGAGGCTGATGAGGATCGGTTGGAGGATGATTTCGATCGGTTAACGGCGAAACTGGTCATGGCCGGGACGGGTGGTTTCATGTTTCGGGACTTTCAATCAAGAAATATCATGGTCGTTGATAACGAGGTGTATTTTATCGATTATCAGGGAGGCAGGCAAGGAGCTTTGCATTATGACGTGGCGTCCTTGTTATATGACGCGATCGTGAAAATTCCTGAAAGTCAAAAGGAAGAATTATTGAATTTCTATATCCGGAAATTAACGGCGTGTGAACCGGAATACGCGGAAAAATTTCGGGAAATGTACTATCATTTCGTGCTGGTACGTTTGTTACAAGCCATGGGTGCGTTTGGGTTGCGCGGCCTGCACGAGGGGAAAACTCATTTTATTGACTCGATCGTCCCCGGTTTACAAGGAATTATCACGCTGTTCGAATCCGGAAAGCTGGAAGGAGAATATACCGAGATTCAGCACGCTATCCGAATGGCTTTTGAAAAATACTTCGTACCTTTGCACCCTGAAAGTAAAGAATAA
- the pyrE gene encoding orotate phosphoribosyltransferase: MNTVAEQVASHLLQIKAIKLEPNHPFTWASGWKSPIYCDNRKTLSYPEVRTYIRDQFVNLIKTKYPQVELIAGVATGAIAQGALVAQELELPFVYVRSAAKNHGLENLIEGEYKEGQKVVVVEDLISTGGSSLQAVEALRNAGCDVLGMVAIFTYGFQKAIDNFTNAHCVLDTLSDYNAMIDLAQKTGYVQESDVVKLKEWRLSPESYK; this comes from the coding sequence ATGAATACTGTTGCAGAACAAGTAGCGTCACATTTGCTACAGATCAAAGCGATAAAGTTAGAACCGAATCACCCTTTTACATGGGCTTCCGGATGGAAATCTCCTATTTATTGCGACAACCGGAAGACCTTGTCTTACCCGGAAGTGCGTACTTATATCCGGGATCAGTTCGTGAACTTGATTAAAACGAAATACCCGCAGGTGGAATTGATCGCCGGGGTGGCTACCGGGGCAATTGCCCAAGGGGCTTTGGTGGCTCAAGAATTGGAGTTGCCGTTCGTGTACGTGCGTTCCGCCGCGAAGAATCACGGGTTGGAAAACTTAATCGAAGGTGAGTATAAAGAGGGACAGAAAGTGGTGGTCGTGGAGGATTTGATTTCTACCGGAGGATCCAGCTTGCAGGCCGTGGAAGCGTTGAGAAATGCAGGTTGTGACGTGTTGGGAATGGTGGCTATTTTCACGTATGGATTCCAGAAAGCGATTGATAATTTCACGAATGCTCATTGTGTTCTCGACACATTGAGTGATTACAACGCCATGATCGACCTGGCACAGAAAACCGGATACGTGCAGGAGAGCGACGTGGTCAAGTTGAAAGAGTGGCGCTTGAGCCCGGAATCTTATAAATAA
- a CDS encoding SRPBCC family protein, translating into MATRVVSEVQKINSAIADVYAFLSDFSKIGKLIEMARQMGAGNQMPELADKIEDVRTTEDTCTFMVKGVGEMGMKIVEREEPKLIKLEGDGRIPFEFQVWIQLLDNGPYDTRLRITAEADLNMMMKMLLKGKLEKGINQMAEGLAKIPYGYI; encoded by the coding sequence ATGGCAACACGAGTTGTTAGTGAGGTCCAAAAAATTAATAGCGCGATAGCTGACGTGTACGCGTTTCTTTCTGATTTTTCGAAGATCGGAAAATTGATCGAGATGGCACGCCAGATGGGGGCCGGTAATCAGATGCCGGAACTAGCTGACAAGATCGAGGACGTTCGCACCACGGAAGATACCTGTACTTTTATGGTAAAAGGCGTTGGTGAAATGGGGATGAAAATCGTGGAACGGGAAGAACCGAAATTGATTAAACTGGAGGGGGACGGGCGCATACCTTTCGAATTTCAAGTATGGATACAATTGCTGGATAACGGCCCTTATGATACCCGCTTGCGGATAACGGCAGAGGCAGATTTGAACATGATGATGAAAATGTTGCTGAAGGGAAAGCTAGAAAAGGGAATCAATCAAATGGCAGAAGGTTTGGCGAAAATTCCTTATGGATATATATAA
- a CDS encoding DUF3276 family protein, with protein MEGYEKNDGMEMNDRDEIYSKPVRAGKRTYFFDVKATRNNDYYLTITESKKKLEKDGSQNYEKHKIFLYKEDFDKFAEGLDNAVAYIKAALNGETMAVHEEIETNKFDDIDFDDLSK; from the coding sequence ATGGAAGGTTACGAAAAGAATGATGGTATGGAAATGAATGATCGGGATGAGATCTATTCAAAACCGGTGAGAGCAGGGAAAAGGACTTATTTTTTTGATGTAAAAGCTACTCGTAATAACGATTATTATCTGACAATTACCGAAAGCAAGAAGAAACTCGAAAAAGATGGTTCTCAAAATTACGAAAAGCACAAGATCTTTTTATACAAAGAAGACTTTGATAAATTTGCAGAGGGGCTTGACAACGCTGTCGCTTATATCAAAGCAGCTCTTAACGGAGAAACAATGGCAGTTCACGAAGAAATTGAAACAAACAAATTTGACGACATTGATTTTGACGATCTATCCAAATAA
- the trpS gene encoding tryptophan--tRNA ligase, producing the protein METVVSGIRPTGNLHLGNYFGAVKNFLKMQDEYKCFFFIADWHSLTTHPHPGNVVENVRKILAEYLACGLDPEKATIYVQSDIKEIAELYLYLNMNAYLGELERTTTFKEKARKQPDNVNAGLLTYPTLMAADIIIHRAHKVPVGKDQEQNMEMARKFARRFNTIYGSELFPEPASFSYTGEGIKIPGLDGSGKMGKSEGNAIYLVDDATTIRKKVMKAVTDSGPTEPNSVKPEVIQNLFTLMDVVSSKDTYDYFNEKYNNCEIRYGDLKKQLAEDIINFNTPIRERIMEYAANPDNLDKIAAAGAEKARASAAVTMKEVRKLIGFR; encoded by the coding sequence ATGGAAACAGTAGTAAGTGGAATCAGACCTACGGGTAATTTGCACCTGGGAAATTATTTTGGTGCCGTGAAGAATTTTCTAAAAATGCAGGACGAGTACAAATGTTTCTTTTTTATTGCCGATTGGCACTCGTTGACTACGCATCCGCACCCGGGTAACGTGGTGGAGAACGTGCGAAAGATTCTGGCAGAGTACCTTGCTTGTGGTTTGGATCCCGAGAAGGCGACAATATACGTGCAGAGTGATATTAAGGAGATTGCCGAGTTGTATTTGTATCTAAACATGAATGCTTATCTTGGCGAGTTGGAGCGTACAACTACTTTTAAGGAAAAAGCTCGTAAACAGCCGGATAACGTGAATGCTGGTTTGTTGACCTATCCCACGCTGATGGCCGCGGATATTATTATACACAGGGCTCACAAAGTGCCTGTCGGAAAAGATCAAGAGCAAAACATGGAGATGGCCCGGAAATTTGCCCGGAGATTCAATACGATATACGGAAGTGAATTGTTCCCGGAGCCGGCATCTTTCTCCTACACGGGGGAAGGAATCAAGATTCCGGGATTAGATGGTTCCGGGAAAATGGGAAAATCCGAGGGAAATGCCATCTATCTGGTTGATGATGCAACAACAATACGTAAAAAGGTGATGAAAGCCGTTACCGATAGCGGGCCAACCGAACCGAATAGCGTGAAACCGGAGGTGATCCAGAACCTGTTCACGTTGATGGATGTTGTTTCTTCGAAAGACACGTACGATTATTTCAACGAAAAATATAATAATTGTGAAATCCGCTACGGGGATTTGAAAAAGCAACTGGCAGAGGATATTATTAATTTCAACACTCCGATTCGGGAACGAATCATGGAATATGCCGCTAATCCGGATAATCTGGATAAAATTGCCGCGGCCGGGGCCGAGAAAGCACGGGCTAGCGCGGCTGTCACGATGAAAGAAGTGCGTAAACTTATCGGGTTCCGCTAG
- the ruvA gene encoding Holliday junction branch migration protein RuvA has translation MYEYIKGELVEATPANAVVDCGGVGYYIHISVNTYSKIASQNQVMFYIHQIVREDAHLLYGFFSKEERSLFRALISVSGIGANTANVMLSSMSVEEITGAILTENVNAIKSVKGIGVKTAQRVIIELKDKVGKEGVPVEGLSLSTSAVREEAQAALVMLGFARAQVAKTLDKILASEKVETVENLIKLALKHL, from the coding sequence ATGTACGAATATATAAAAGGTGAATTAGTGGAGGCAACTCCGGCAAACGCGGTTGTCGACTGTGGGGGTGTCGGGTATTATATTCATATTTCGGTTAATACGTATTCTAAAATAGCTTCCCAGAATCAGGTCATGTTTTATATTCACCAGATTGTGCGGGAGGATGCTCATTTATTGTATGGATTCTTTTCTAAAGAGGAGAGAAGTTTATTCCGGGCATTGATCTCTGTTTCCGGAATCGGGGCTAACACGGCGAATGTCATGTTGAGCTCTATGTCGGTGGAAGAAATAACCGGGGCGATACTTACGGAAAATGTAAATGCTATAAAGAGCGTGAAAGGGATTGGCGTGAAGACTGCCCAGCGGGTTATTATTGAACTAAAGGATAAAGTTGGCAAAGAGGGAGTTCCTGTGGAGGGATTGAGTCTTTCTACAAGTGCTGTTCGGGAAGAAGCACAGGCCGCTTTGGTTATGTTGGGCTTTGCTCGTGCTCAAGTGGCGAAAACATTGGATAAGATTTTGGCTTCGGAGAAAGTCGAAACTGTCGAAAATCTGATCAAATTAGCTCTAAAACATTTGTAA
- a CDS encoding DUF6913 domain-containing protein, translating into MFKCIAEEFKKHHLKHMVVKDERVLSFYNLDTAKKCIVFWGADDVPMSSVNKVREALGNHMAVCLFAFFRRSRLNQEQIPDAIYLDSSGVSYKGEFCDPRVQELLDRKEGLLIDLSLNQNAWGSYIMRSAKTSCKIGYNTGHDIDFDRVRDIDDFMNRLFELLTKINAY; encoded by the coding sequence ATGTTTAAATGTATTGCGGAAGAATTTAAAAAGCACCATTTAAAGCACATGGTGGTAAAAGACGAACGAGTGTTGTCATTTTATAATTTAGATACAGCTAAAAAATGTATAGTGTTTTGGGGAGCTGATGATGTCCCAATGTCCTCCGTTAATAAGGTACGGGAGGCTTTGGGGAATCATATGGCCGTTTGTTTGTTTGCTTTTTTTCGGCGGTCGAGATTGAATCAGGAACAAATACCGGATGCTATTTATTTGGATAGTTCAGGGGTTTCTTATAAGGGAGAATTTTGCGATCCCCGGGTACAGGAACTGCTGGACAGAAAGGAGGGCTTGTTGATTGACTTATCGTTGAATCAGAATGCGTGGGGGAGTTATATCATGCGGTCGGCTAAGACTTCTTGTAAGATCGGTTATAATACGGGGCATGATATTGATTTTGACAGAGTGAGGGATATAGATGATTTTATGAATCGATTGTTTGAATTATTAACTAAGATAAATGCGTATTGA
- the dapA gene encoding 4-hydroxy-tetrahydrodipicolinate synthase: MKKFSGVGVALVTPFDETGRVDEHSLRNLVNYVIDGGVDYLVALGTTSEAATMTAEERAFVVRVIAEENAGRLPIVLGIGGNNTEQVIHDLATLPYLQLGDAILSVTPYYNKPSQQGLYNHFKAIAEHTPLPVILYNVPGRTSVNMTAAITLKLARDFENIIAIKEASGNFEQATAIISGMPKNFIFLSGDDGIALPLVSIGASGVISVIANVMPGEFSSMLHLALEGEYGEARQIHLQLGEMFKALFEEGNPAGIKAALHARGVIACQKLRSPLCEVSETLYQKIKRLDE; encoded by the coding sequence ATGAAAAAGTTTTCGGGAGTAGGGGTTGCTCTAGTGACTCCATTTGACGAAACGGGACGTGTAGATGAACATTCTCTGAGGAATCTGGTGAATTATGTGATTGATGGCGGAGTGGATTATCTGGTTGCTTTGGGTACGACTTCTGAGGCGGCAACGATGACGGCTGAAGAGAGAGCTTTTGTCGTGCGGGTTATTGCTGAAGAGAACGCTGGACGTTTGCCGATAGTTTTGGGTATCGGGGGGAATAATACGGAGCAAGTAATCCATGATCTTGCGACACTGCCTTATTTGCAATTGGGAGATGCTATCTTGAGTGTTACCCCGTATTACAATAAACCTTCTCAACAAGGCTTGTATAATCATTTTAAAGCGATAGCCGAACACACTCCTCTTCCCGTTATCCTATATAATGTTCCGGGACGTACATCCGTGAATATGACCGCGGCGATAACCTTGAAGTTAGCTCGTGATTTTGAGAATATCATAGCCATTAAAGAGGCTTCGGGAAATTTTGAACAGGCTACGGCAATTATTTCCGGTATGCCGAAGAATTTTATATTCTTGTCGGGTGATGATGGCATCGCCTTGCCTTTGGTATCTATTGGGGCAAGTGGTGTTATTTCGGTGATAGCGAACGTGATGCCTGGTGAGTTTTCCTCGATGTTACATTTGGCTCTGGAAGGTGAATATGGAGAGGCTCGACAGATTCATTTGCAGTTGGGCGAGATGTTTAAAGCTCTCTTTGAAGAGGGAAACCCTGCCGGGATAAAAGCAGCGTTACATGCCAGGGGTGTGATTGCCTGCCAAAAGTTAAGATCGCCGTTGTGCGAGGTGAGTGAGACCTTGTATCAAAAAATAAAACGATTAGATGAGTGA
- a CDS encoding GldG family protein, with translation MKKKLIYNPTYLILSLIAVNIISYFLFIRIDLTSNKKYSLSPVSKTMIKKIDKDISVTLFMSEGLTPDKVKLGREFRHLLKEYKTISNKVFTINTIIPNNRDKEALAEQLGIEPIAQEIAERDMVKIQKVYFGAVIQIGDKKETINILPTTALEYEVTRRLKEACDTTKPTIGFLRGHNEMLRQKTQLIEHELSHSAKIESMRIDQFTDLNDYKVICIVGPKESFSKEELVRLEQYLEQGGRLYIALNHAVGQISYSQNNGFINRVGIEDMLEEFGLKINYDFVVDNYCGRILVTQDQGFLQLQSDRHFPYIPIIQNFSSHVITKGLNAMLLQFASSITNVKTTSAYTFTPLAKSSSISGVQKVPVFFDIYKTWTRKHDFNHPYNTVAALLSNEDNNSAIVVITDADFMQDKFFDPFYISNINFAVNSIEWLADDSGLIKLRNKYIENQSLKVVSDSYRRFLKYTNFFLPIVLVLLIGLYQYREYKRKRLRRSQPGRID, from the coding sequence ATGAAAAAGAAATTAATATATAATCCGACCTACTTGATTTTATCACTGATAGCGGTAAATATTATTTCCTATTTTCTATTTATCAGGATCGACCTCACGAGTAACAAAAAATATTCTTTAAGCCCTGTCAGCAAAACAATGATCAAAAAAATTGACAAGGATATTTCCGTTACCCTATTCATGTCCGAAGGTCTCACGCCCGACAAAGTAAAACTCGGGCGGGAATTCCGACACCTGCTAAAAGAATACAAAACAATCAGTAATAAAGTATTCACCATAAACACAATCATCCCGAACAATAGAGACAAGGAAGCTCTGGCGGAACAACTGGGGATAGAACCTATAGCACAGGAAATAGCCGAGAGAGACATGGTGAAAATTCAAAAAGTGTACTTTGGAGCTGTCATCCAGATTGGCGACAAAAAAGAAACCATCAACATTCTCCCGACCACGGCATTGGAATACGAGGTTACCCGTCGTTTAAAAGAAGCTTGCGACACGACCAAACCGACTATCGGCTTCTTACGTGGACACAACGAAATGTTGAGGCAAAAAACACAGTTAATCGAGCACGAGCTATCTCATAGCGCCAAGATCGAATCCATGCGCATAGACCAGTTTACAGATCTGAATGACTACAAAGTAATCTGCATCGTGGGACCAAAAGAATCATTCAGCAAGGAAGAACTCGTTCGGTTGGAGCAATACCTGGAACAAGGAGGAAGACTCTATATTGCTTTGAATCATGCCGTCGGACAAATCAGTTACAGCCAAAATAACGGATTCATCAATCGGGTCGGCATTGAAGACATGCTGGAAGAATTCGGGTTGAAAATCAACTATGATTTCGTCGTGGATAACTATTGCGGACGTATACTGGTCACGCAAGACCAAGGATTTCTACAACTCCAAAGCGATCGCCATTTCCCGTATATACCCATCATCCAGAACTTCAGTTCACATGTGATCACGAAAGGTCTGAATGCCATGTTATTACAATTTGCCAGCAGCATCACGAATGTAAAAACGACATCCGCTTACACGTTCACCCCACTGGCAAAATCATCTTCCATTTCGGGAGTACAAAAAGTTCCGGTATTCTTTGATATTTATAAAACCTGGACTCGAAAACATGACTTTAACCACCCTTACAACACCGTTGCCGCATTATTAAGCAACGAAGATAACAACAGTGCTATTGTTGTCATCACGGATGCCGATTTCATGCAAGACAAATTCTTTGACCCGTTCTATATCAGTAATATCAATTTTGCCGTCAACTCCATCGAATGGTTGGCGGACGATTCAGGATTGATTAAATTGAGAAACAAATATATCGAAAACCAGTCCCTAAAAGTAGTAAGCGATTCTTACAGGAGATTTTTAAAATATACCAACTTCTTCCTGCCCATCGTGCTCGTATTACTTATCGGTCTATATCAATACAGGGAATATAAAAGAAAACGGTTGAGACGCTCTCAACCGGGTCGTATCGATTAG